The genomic window ATCGTCCGCAATTCTGTTAAGAAATTTGAAATCTTGGCTATTATACCCAACCCGCTTATAAGTTATAACAACGCCCTTTGAAACCATATTGAATATTAATTATTGATATAATCTCTTTGGGTTCATACGGTTTATTTATTATATCACAACTCTCCAGGAGAGTTATTAAATTAGAAGCAATTATCAAAGAAATTCCCGGGCGACAAAATACTTCCCCGGCCACCGTATTTATATGCGTGGACCTTTGTCAATTCGACTGTTCGCGGGGGAATTCAATTAtttaatttccctttctgcAGAAACTATCACCCAAGCCGGAAATTTCCACAAGGCCCACACCATTCAACAATTGTGCCGTAGGAGGGATTTTTACCCTTACCACAATAGTGCATGGTACACCCAACCACTATAACAGAGTTTTCGCCCACGCCGATCTTGCAGTATTTTCAGCGCTGGGAGACTCCGCTGCCGACCCCATGACCCCTGGGGTCTCCCCGCAACGCACTGGACCCGTTCATGGGGTCCCCGTGAAAGTCAATGCCGCCGAGTCAGTGCCACCAAGTCGGTACCCCCTTTCGGCCTGGTCCTGTCATCACCCAGATCTGGCTCTTGTATGTATTACTACTGGCCGCCAAGCACCAGGCGTGACTTGAACCTTCTCATCTCATTATTCCACCGCCTAATCTGATCCAGAGCCAAGATTTCTTGTCCTTCGTTAGAGTCCAGACAACCACCATTTTTGCGTGGTAGCCAATGGTAGTGTGCAACCATGGGTGCCGTCGAGTTGCAAGGGCAGCCGCTCATCCTGACGGTCAGCGCGTTGACCTCCTTGGGCTTCATGCTAATTGGTTTCGACAATGGCCTCATGGGAGGACTTGGTATGCGAAGCTCACCGTCCGCCCCGTGCTGTGGTCCTGGTCCATCCGACTGACATTTCCTCTCACAGTCAACTCTCCCGCCTTTAACGCCACATTCGACAGCCCTGCATCGGACATGATCGGTGTAATTGTTGCTATTTACGAGAGTATGCATCTATCAATCTGAAAGGCTCGGCGTGATCCCCTTGGCTGACCTTTGCTTCTCCACCCAGTCGGTTGTTTCTTTGGATCCCTATGTTCTGCCATCTTCGGAGAGAAATTGGGTCGTCGTCGGTCCATTACCATCGGAGCCTGGATCATGATTATCGGTGCCATCTTGCAGGCGTCTTCGTATAGCCGCGCCCAGCTCATTGTCGGTCGCATCGTGTCTGGCTATGGCATGGGTATTATCAATTCGACTGTGCCCGTCTTTCAGGCTGAGTTCAGTCCCAAGTCGAGCAGAGGAGTTTGTAAGTGGTAAACCCCATCCCTCCATACCTGGCAGCTCTAACTTTTTGTCAAGACGTCTGTGCGCAGCTCTCAACGCTGAACTTTGGTATCTTCCTGGTGTATTGGATCGATTACGCCTTCTCATCCATAACATCCAGCTACGCCTGGAGGATTCCCGTAATCCTCCAATGCTTCTGCATCATTCCCATGCTATTCATCATCACCATCGTTCCCGAGACCCCTCGTTGGCTCGCATCTCACGACCGGCCCGACGAGAGCCTCCAGATCCTCGCCCGTATCCATGGTACCTCTACCGATGATGTCGAGGTGCGCCGCATGCACAGTGTCATCATGCAGACCGTGGCCATCGAGTCGTCTGTGAGCTCGGGTGGATGGAAGGATCTGCTGAAGAGCGACAGCATCAAGTCTCGGCGGAGACTGCTCATTGCCTGCGCCATTCAGAGTTTCCAGCAGCTCGGTGGCATCAACGCCGTGATCTGTACGTTATTTTCGCTCCTACCAAGATGAGCATTCCGCATATTATGGGGGGGAGCAGAGACTGACCATCATCCTAGACTATGCGAGCACCCTCTTTCAGCACAGTATCGGCTTCGACGCCCACATGTCCTCCCTCATGTCTGGCTTCCTGCAGACCTGGTTCTTCCTGGCTTCCTTCATTCCGTGGTTCCTGATTGACCGCGTCGGACGAAGACCTTTGGTGAGACACACCCGTCCTGTACCATCCATGTCCAAGCGCATGTTGCTGACCGCAGCCCCACTACAGCTACTTTCCATGATCAGCGTCATGGCAGCCGTCATGGCTATCCAAGCCGCTCTTATCTACCAAGTGCAGAACGAGACGGCCATCGCGCGTTCCGCCGGTATTGGTGCTGCTGCCATGCTCTTCGTGTTTCAGGGCGCATTTACCGTCGGCTTCCAGGCTACCGTCTGGGTCTACCCGTGAGTATCTCCGACCGCTGCCCCTGTATTAGTTCAACCCGATGTGCTGACTGACCGAAACCTCATTCAAGGTCGGAAATTCTTCCACTCCGTATGCGCCAACAGGGTTCTGCCATTTCCACTGCCATGAACTGGATTTTCAACTATGTAAGTAAAAACGACAGAGACATGGTCAACCGGAAGGTCTTACATTAACGCTAATTGCACAAACTAGATGATTGTGCAAGTTACACCGATCGCCATTGACTCAGTTGGCTGGAAAACATACATTATCTTCGCCGTGCTCAACGCAACCTGGGTGCCGATCATCTACCTGTTCTTCCCCGAGACCAAGGGCCTTGAGCTTGAAGATGTGGACCGTCTCTTCGCTGGAGAAGACCTTGTCGACAGAATGGATCACAAACACATGGGCGAGGCAACTACGGTGGACAAGCTTGAATGAAACGGCGGTTATATACAAATCCCTACGTAGCTATCGGATTAATTCGTCAGGGTTTAAGCTCTGCTCCGAGATTTTGACATTATATTCGCTTGTAAAATAGCATTACATTGCTGCCTTGCCTCTAGAACGACCTCCCAAGTTCTTAGAATAACTTCCCTAATCCATACCCCCACCACCCAAATTGGCCGTGCGCCCTGTatttgcaaaaaaaacaccTGCAACGCACCAAATAGCATAATGTCTAGTCTCAGTGCTCAGCCTAGACCCCGGCTGCGCAGGGGACCGAGCGCTCCATGTACcttaccagccacatggCTTTTTGGCCAATCAAATCGTCCAAAAAGAAAGCGCTCGTTCTAGTCTGAGGACACCTTGTCGATTTTCGTCGTTCATGGAGGTTGGGATGCACAGTATACGCACTGTGCGCGCATTGTACAGGTAAACCGATACAGTTAAATTATTGTGCATTTTatatattaaaataaaaGGTCAAATAATAAATCGAATAAAAATCGTAAAAATGCATGAAAAGCACCGTTATATAACCGAAAACATGGGGTTTTTAAaggtattttattttttattttaccgCCTAACCAgtaggggggaatggcgcagtggttaagcgccatggctgttacttgagtaacgtaggttcgaatcctgctccctccacctcctccccgcttacccgtggcaaggataacccggctggctatcgacaacaaccacccgcctgtgccgtcgagcccacacttgttgggaacttcgtctccatggctacaaacgaccgacagctccgctgtttggacacaggcccctctcgatgaagagccgtcaactgccgtcagacgaatcctccgtgcgcctgaaggcacggggtcgcgtcagtgaacaaacctgtaagcaggaccgggcacgaacccggtcaggctcgattcgcttctatgcccttgttttccgctgtgtaaatagagaaaatagaaagcgcgccgagatacccctcgggaggttgctaacggccggctaatgagccgggccgagcccggcgttaaataatactactactactactactaccgcctaaccagtaatacctaaccagtaatacctgatcgtctaaccagtaatacctgatCGTCTCCTTCAACGAGACGATGGATTTTGTGTGGACGCCAAggctaaccagtaatacctgatcgtctcctaaccagtaatacctgatcgtctcctaaccagtaatacctgatcgtctcctaaccagtaatacctgatcgtctaaccagtaatacctaaccagtaatacctaaccagtaatacctaaccagtaatacctaaccagtaatacctaaccagtaatacctgattGTTTCGTTGAACGAAGCAATGGATTTTGTGTGGACGCCAAGGCTGCAGGGATGATGGCAGGGGGTACGAAGCATTGGATTTACTAGAGGGTTACGAagcattgactttttttgatCGTATCGCttcaaaatttgaaccagCGATAGATTCAGGCGCCATGCACAATCAAGCAAAAGGACGATTGATTTGGAGCAGAAATGCGGGAGTTGTACGTGGTTTAAGATTGTATTATTGATATTGATGGGGTGACGAATTGGGGGTGGACGAGTCAGGGTTACGAGCAGGCCAACGCAACAGACGGCGAGGATGaaggacgggttagggtacagcaggccagggcaacgacgaggacggacgggttagggtatCGCAGGTCagggcaacgacgaggatgaaggacgggttagggtatAGCAGGCCAACCCAAAACGTTTCAAACGACGAGGGCGACGGACGCGTTAAGGTTACATGCAGCGTAGCAGGGCCCATTAAAAAAATCGAAACGCAGGGTCGCGGTAACAAAAGGTGAAGACGAGTCCAACAGAAGACGAGTCCAGCATTTAATTAATATTAATGCCAACCGAACCAACACAACGACAGAATGGCAGACATTCGACCGTACGTTTGGGTAAGCAAATATAAGGTGGTAATTTGTACCCAATGCCAGTTTGCCAACGCAGCAACCGAGGTCTAGCCGCATTTACGCGGTACCAGCCATAAGATGCGGCCAGACCAAGCAAGAAAGATTGCAGCAGCAGTCGGCCAGTTGCCGAATATTTACCAGGACCATAACGCATTGCGCGAGTTCGCGTTCCCCCCGCCGACGTGCCCAGAGATTCCGTTGTTGCGGCCGGCACAACGGGACGGTTTTGGATGCGCGGAATGCGGGTGGGTTTGCCGGCAAGAGAATAGTATGCGCGACCATTACAGATCCAAGCATGCATGGCAAAACCCGCGGACCAGAGGAGGGAAGCAAGTCGCGGCACAGTTGCCGTGGCGTACGGGCGTGCGATTACAGCGGTTTTTTAAGAACCGGCAAGCAAGCAGTTGGTTCGAGGTCGAACGGCCGCGGGCCACGACGGATGACCCGCCGGTACGAGCCGTGGCGACAATCGACGACATTATTAGCAAGGCAGTCAAATTGGGCCAGGAAAAGATGTGTGCGATGGAAAGGATTTACCACGACAGGGTCGAGATGGCCAACGAGAAGTTGGAGCCGAATTTGTGGGTCCAGGAGGTGGGTTGGTCGCGGCATTTGCGCGGGTTCAGCCGCATGAAAATAATGGCGTTGATCGACCCAATTAAAGAAAAGGAGCGGACGTTGGAGGCCATGTGGCAAAGTTTCCACCGGGCAGCACGGCAGGGGCAGAGGATGATTTTGCAGGGGGAGGTCGACGACATCGTGTTGAAGACGATCAACCGGAAGGATGGCGACAAGCGGAGCGACAAGCGGTTCAGTGCCAAAATGGAAGCCGAAACGTGGAAAAAATACACCGAGGTGATGCGGCAGGTGATTTGTTATGTGCACCGCAGCCAGGCgatggaggacgaggagcggCCGGCGTACCGGTTGACGTTGCAGCAGGGGGAATGGTGGGACGCGTTCGAAAACGCGGCGGCAGAGTTGGCAGAGACGCGGAGGCCGACGAAAGAACAAGAGGAGCGGTTGGATCGGTTGTGCGTCGACGCGGTCGTCGGGTTAATGGACCAGATATTATTGCGGACGGGTTACGAGAACGCAGTGATTAGCGGGTTAGCGGTCATGGGGTTGTTACCGATGGCAGGATGGGCGAGCCCGTTGAATTACACGCCCAAATATTCGGCGGTGATAAAGATGACGCGGATATTGTTGGCGAGCCAGATCAAGtatgaagacgacgaggaaatGGAGCGGTTGGAGGCGCAGGGGTTGGAAGCAGAAGAGGCAAACGAGCAATGCGTGGGCATGGACAGGCGGGCGCACGAGAAGGTAATGCGGTTCATGGTACGGCCGACCACGCAGGGGCGATCGTCGCCGATGGGGTGGATATACGACCGCAAGGCGTACGGGATGGCGATCCGCAACACGACGGTGGCGGAGGGGTTCGTGTCGTGGAAGGGGGACACTATCACGTACCGGAAAATCCAGTTCGGCATGGGCCAGTTGGTCGACATGGTGCACGGGATGGTGGCGGAAGcgcgggaggttatggcggagttGTTAATGATGCCGGAGGGACAGGACCACGAGCAATTTCCGGCGATTAATTGGGCGGGGTTACACGACGACCAGAGCGACGAGGCGTACGGGTATTTGTTTTTGCGGGACGAGCGTAACGAGTGGCCGGTCGACGGAAAAACGTGGTTAATGGGCAAAATATCGCAGCAAATCGAGTTGAAACGGGCGTGGGCAGGTACAGAAGCGTCCCCGTTcagcggcgagcaagtgcggCGGTACGAGCGGTCGGTGGAGCGGTTCCGCGAGCAGATATTATTGTTGATGCACATTACGGGCGGGCAGCCGGCACGCGGGACGGAGATTATCGGGTTGCGGATGTGGAATACGGGCGGTGGGGGGACGCGAAACGTTTTCGTGGACAACGGGTTGATAAGTTTTGTGGTGTTGTACCACAAGAACATCCGGACGACGGAAAGGGCCAAGGCAGTCAGCCGGTTCGTGCCGCGGGAGGTGGGATTATTATTAATGTGGTATATGTGGTTGGTGTTGCCGTTTTGGCAGCAGGTTCAAGGGGTGGTGGAGGGAGGGGACGAGGCAAGCGCGTTTTTATGGGCGAACAAGGTGATGTTTAGCAAGGCAGAAGagagcgaggacgaggatgaggaggacgattgggacgaggacgaggacgaggacgaggacgagaacGAGGCGGAGGGCGCGAGAAGCACCAGGGTCAGGGACGCCATTAAAGAGCAGGGACCGATCGTGCACACGGCCAAAGCGCACGGGGTATGGCAGTCGGACCGGATAAGGCGGCGGTTGCAGCAGCACACGCAGCGGTTtatgggtccggcggtcgaTATCATTTCGTGGCGCAACATCGTGGTGGCGATCAGCAACCGATATTTGGAGGGTGCGTTCAAGGTGGAAGGGTTtagcgaggacgacgacgaggacgacgggcAGGAGCGCGAAGCAAGCGCAACGGACGTGTTGGCAGCGCAGACGGGGCACGGGGCGAGGACGCGAGGGATAATTTATGGATTGGAAATGCGGCGCAACGTGTTCGGGACGGCGAATATGCGGCAGAAGTTCCGGATGGCGAGCACGCAATggcatcggtttttggggtttggggaTAAAGGGTTTACGGACGTGGAGGCGGCAGGAACCAAGCGGAAGAGGGACCCGTGGAGCGACAGCGCAGAGGAGGCGCGGGCGAGGCGGTTCAAGAGAATGCGGGTTGTAAATATCCACGGGGCGTTGCAGCGGATAATGGGAGAGGGGGCGGAGTTCAGGGGATGCCAGGAGCAGGTGGTCAGGTCGATTTTTAAGGGGTTAACGCCGATCGTACAAATTACGGGCACGGGAGGAGGCAAGAGTTTGTCGTTTATATTGCCGGCATTTTGCACGGGCATAATAGGAACGACAATCGTCGTGGTGCCATTGGTGGCGTTGCGAGAGGATttgtggcggcggtgccgggAAAGCGGGATCGAGGCGCACGTGTGGACGTCGAGGGGCGCGaacagggcggcggcgatcgTGTTTGTAACGCCCGAGTCGGCGAGCACCAAGATGTTCCGGGATTTCGTCAACCGGTTGCGGGTGCGGCAGGAGTTGGACCGAGTTGTTGTCGACGAGTGCcacatggttttggacgcCGGGTCGGAGTTTCGACCGCAGTTGGGGTTGTTAGGTCGGACGATCGCGGGGTGGGGGGTGCAAGTGGTGTGTTTGACGGCCACGTTATCACCGCGCGACGAGGAGGCATTCCACCAGGCGATGGGGTTCCAGGGGAATATGGTCACAATATACCGGGTGTCGACATCACGGCATAATATCGAATATAGGGTCAGGTATACGAAGAAAGTCGGAGGTAAGCAGCAAGCAATAGAGGAGGCGGTGGAAGAGGCGGTAGGAGAGGCACGATTAcgatacggcgacgacacaCGGATAATTGTTTACGGGGGGACAATTAAACGGACGGAAACGATCGGGGAATCGTTGGGTTGCCCGATATACCACGCCGGGGTGGCAGACGAAAATGGGAAAAAGATGATTATACAGGCATGGATGCGCGAAGGGGGGGTAATTGCGGCGACAAACGCATTAGGGGTGGGTTTGGACGTACCCGACGTTAGGGCGGTGATACACGCGGGGGCGCCGCGGCGTTTGTGGGATTACGCGCAGGAAAGCGGGCGGGCGGGACGGGACGGGCAAAAAAGCGAGGCGATTATAATGTTGCGGGCGGGCGAAAGTGGCGTGGGAAATACGGGGTTGGAGGTGGAAATGGTGGAATATATTTGCGGGGATGCATGTCGGCGGTCGGTGTTAAACGAGGTAATGGACGGGCAGACGGACAGGGCCAGTTGCGCAGGGCCAGGGGAGGAGGTATGCGACGTGTGCCAGGCGCGcgggttgggcgcggtcgagCAAGAGTGGGGGTCGGGGGATGAAGAGTTCGCGGTGATGGAGGATAGCAATGCGGCATTGGCGGAATCGGAGCAAGGCCGGCGAAGGGAGCAGCAAAGGCAGGAGTGGTGGTTGGGGAGGTATTTGGAGAGTTGGGCCGAATCGTGCGTAAGTTGCCGGTTGACGTACGACGGGGGGTTTAGGCACGGGGTGGAAGATTGCCCGCGCAAGGAGGAGCAAACGGAAATTCGTACGAGGATTGAGGCGAGGGCAGGAGAAATCCAAAGGTTGGTCACGGCGGGGATGGAAAGGTTCGGgggttgcggcaaatgtaTGGTACCGCAAGCGTATTGCGGACGGTGGGTAGAGGTGGCAGGGGACGAGGGACAGTTCCGGTTGCGAACGGGGGCGGATTGCGACAAAGAAAGGGTGTTGTTTGAGGTGGTTGCAGGATTTCAAGACCAGGCGCCGGAGTTGTTCCGGGAGGAAATGAAAACGAGGATGGGGGATAGGCATTGGGATGGAAAATTCGAAGGGAGGGAGGCGTGGAAACGGATGGGAAAGCGGGTTAAATGGGGAAGGATGGAAACGAACGAGTTGTGTATATTATTTTTTCGATTAGTTGAAATTTGGAGCAGGGAGATGGAGGGCGGTGGGATTTAAATGCGTAAGTATTAACAATTTGTAAATGgatatatataaataaaataaacgcagataaaataaaagtaattagcaaaaaaggcaaataaaattaaaattgaAGTTGGTCCAGGGCCGTGAATATAAAATTAGCAAACACGAATATTAAAATGATAAATATGTTTTAAAAGCGCAGAAAGACGAAAAATAGTGATTATAAGGGTAAAGGGCCGggaaggttagggttagAAGTGGTTGTGGTTAAAGAAATGCAAAGCGTCCCCGTAACCCGTTTAATGGCGCGGAGCGCCCATGTCCGGTGGCGTGGAGGCCGGAAGGTTAGGGTTAAAAATAATTATGGTTTAAAAAAGCGCGGAGCGCCCCCGGAACCCGTATAATGGCGCGGAGCGCCCATGTCCGGCGGCGTGGAGGCCGGAAGGTTAGGGTTAAAAGTGATTGTGGTTTAAAAAAACGCGGAGCGTCCCATGTTCGGCGGCGTTAAGGCCGGAAGGTTAGGGTTATATGGAGGCGGGAGGGTGAGGGTTATATAAGATGCGTTGGGATTAAAATAGTGGAAGTATAACGAAAATAGTGCAGAAAAGTTGAAATTGAAATAAAGGggaaaatataataaatcAAATAATAGAAAAAAGTTGAGGGGATTAAAAAACATATGGAAAAATAAATTTGAAGTTGTTATAAATTATAATTGGGCGAAATGAAATGCGGTCAAATTGGAAAGCAAAAGGAGTTAAAATATAAAAGCAAATTACAAACAAGTATTATACCAGTAAGGAAAATGTTGAAATAtaacaaaataaaagagaAATATAAAACAATCGAAAAAGAATATTTTTTAATATGTGGTGTGAAAAGATAATAAAACATAAAATAGGTAGAAAATAATATTTAATAATACGTATATAAAATAAATGTTATATGGATGGAATATAAACCAAATAtaaccaaaagaaaagaaaatataaaATAGCGCAATTACGGTAATATAAACCGTTTAATGGTTATATATAAAAACGGTTAAATAGGGGTTAATTATTAAGGAAATTAAGCGTAAAAGCGGTTAAAATTATTAGAAATAAAATGTTAGAAGTATTAAAGTTGCAATAAGTCCGGTTATATATAacgcaaaaaaataaacgaaaaaataaaaaaggaaaggtatgaattattttataaaaaagtaaaatataaaaaaacgttaaaaataaaattgtAAAAAATGGCGTTATAAGGCCCGGGCGCGAAGCGCGTAACCAATCGAGCAGGGCGGCAAA from Pyricularia oryzae 70-15 chromosome 4, whole genome shotgun sequence includes these protein-coding regions:
- a CDS encoding sugar transporter STL1, which translates into the protein MGAVELQGQPLILTVSALTSLGFMLIGFDNGLMGGLVNSPAFNATFDSPASDMIGVIVAIYEIGCFFGSLCSAIFGEKLGRRRSITIGAWIMIIGAILQASSYSRAQLIVGRIVSGYGMGIINSTVPVFQAEFSPKSSRGVYVCAQLSTLNFGIFLVYWIDYAFSSITSSYAWRIPVILQCFCIIPMLFIITIVPETPRWLASHDRPDESLQILARIHGTSTDDVEVRRMHSVIMQTVAIESSVSSGGWKDLLKSDSIKSRRRLLIACAIQSFQQLGGINAVIYYASTLFQHSIGFDAHMSSLMSGFLQTWFFLASFIPWFLIDRVGRRPLLLSMISVMAAVMAIQAALIYQVQNETAIARSAGIGAAAMLFVFQGAFTVGFQATVWVYPSEILPLRMRQQGSAISTAMNWIFNYMIVQVTPIAIDSVGWKTYIIFAVLNATWVPIIYLFFPETKGLELEDVDRLFAGEDLVDRMDHKHMGEATTVDKLE